The DNA window CCTTGCGCGTCCGCTTCCGCAAAGACGGCGTACTCCAACAAGCCTTCGAGTCCTTGCCCAAGAAAATTGCCGGAGCCGTGTCCGCCCGCTTTAAAATCATGGCTGAATTGGACATCGCCGAACGCCGTATGCCCCAAGATGGTAAAATTCGGCGCGTCTTCCAAGGGCGCAAAGTCGATTTCCGCGTTAGTACCCTCCCCAGTCGTTACGGGGAAAAAGTCGTACTGCGGATTCTCGACAACACGCAAACCCAACTCGGTCTGGATATACTCATTACCGACCCCGACACCCTCCAAATCGTTCGCGACATGGCGAGTCGTCCCTTCGGCTTGATTTTGGTGACAGGACCGACGGGTTCGGGTAAATCGACCAGTTTGTACTCCGTTCTTGCCGAACGCAACGACCCCGGCGTAAACATCAGCACGGCAGAAGATCCGATTGAATACTCGCTGCCGGGAATTACGCAAGTGCAGGTCATCCGAGAAAAGGGAATGGACTTTGCCTCGATTTTGCGTTCCTTCTTGCGACAAGACCCCGATGTGATTCTAGTGGGGGAAACCCGCGACAAAGAAACAGCAAAAACGGCGATCGAAGCGGCGCTGACGGGACACTTGGTTTTAACCACGCTGCACACTAACGATGCTGCTGGTGCGATCGCCCGTCTCGATGAAATGGGAGTCGAACCCTTCATGATTTCGGGCGCGTTGCTGGGTATCCTCGCTCAGCGCTTAATGCGCAAAGTTTGTACGGACTGCCGCATTCCTTACGAACCCAGCCTTGAGGAACTCGAACGCTTCGGACTGCCCGCCTCTAGCCTCGAAGATTCCGCTTTCCATCAAGCCAATACTATCTCTTCCGACCAACGCGAGAGCCTAAGAAATAGCGGTCAACTCTGTCAAAAATGTAACGGAGTCGGCTACAAAGGTCGCGTTGGGGTCTACGAAGTTATGCGTATTACCGAACGGTTGCAAAGCTTGATTAACGAAGGCGCTTCCACCGAATTAATTAAAGAAGCTGCCGTTGATGAAGGCATGAAAACCTTGCTAGCCTACAGCTTAATGCTGGTTCGCCAAGGACATACTACCCTTGAAGAAGTCGAGCGCGTCACCTTCACCGATTCCGGTTTAGAAGCCGAAATGAAGGCTAAGCGCAAGAGCGTCCTGACCTGTCGCGCTTGTAGCGCTCAACTCCATCAGGAGTGGTCGGAATGCCCTTATTGTATGACTCCGCGCTTCCACGATTAGTCGGTTCTCGCCACCCGGTTGAGGCGCTAAAACGGACTTCGAGAAGCAATATCCTTAAAAAGGGCAGGGCTAAATAATGAAGTGGGGATCGTTAGCGCCTCAGATGCGGGCATCTTAAAAACGAGAAGCGGCAAATAAGGCTCGAAATTCTGAAATAACGCAGAATGCTCGCTGCCCAGCGAGGGCTTTGGAAATTGCCCCATCAAACTTAAATTCAATATTGCTCGCACGAGATAACTAAGGAGATAAAACTCATGGCAGTGGAATTAATGATCGAAGATGTTTTGGAGCAACTGGTTGAAGCTGGAGGCTCGGACGTTCACATTCAAGCTGGCGCTCCTATTTATTTCCGCATTAGCGGCAAACTTCAACCGATTGACGATGAAGCGCTGACGGCTCAAGAGTGCCAAAGGTTGATCTTCAGTATGCTCAATAACAAACAACGGAAGGACTTAGAGCAAAACTGGGAACTCGATTCTTCCTATGGCGTAAAAGGACTGGCACGTTTCCGCCTTAATGTTTATAAAGAGCGCGGCTGCTGGGCGGCTTGTATGCGGGCGCTTTCCTCGAAAATCCCCAATTTCGACCAACTGCAACTGCCGAATATCGTGCGCGAAATGGCAGAACGACCTCGAGGGATGGTGTTAGTGACCGGGCAAACGGGTTCGGGTAAAACGACCACTTTGGCTGCGATGATCGACTTAATCAATCGTACCCGCGCCGAGCATATTCTCACGGTTGAAGACCCGATCGAGTATGTTTTTCCTAACATTAAAAGCTTAATCCACCAGCGTCAAAAAAATGAAGATACAAAGAGTTTCTCGAATGCCTTAAAAGGCGCGCTGCGGCAAGACCCGGATATTATTCTGGTGGGGGAAATGCGGGATTTAGAAACGATCGCGCTAGCGACTTCCGCCGCAGAAACCGGTCACTTAGTCTTCGGAACGCTACACACGAACTCGGCGGCTGGAACAATCGACCGTATCCTCGACGTATTTCCTGCCGAGCAACAAGGTCAAATTCGGGCGCAATTGTCTCAATCTTTACTCGCAGTCTTTAGTCAAAGTTTGGTCAAAAAAGCCAATCCTAAACCGGGTGAATTCGGACGGGCAATGTCCCAAGAAATCATGATCGTTACTCCCGCTATCGCGAACTTAATTCGGGAAGGTAAAACCAGTCAAATTTACTCTGCGATTCAAACTGGAGCTAAGTTAGGAATGCAGACGATGGAACAATCGTTAGCGCGCCTCGTACAAAGCGGTACGATTTCTTATGAAGAAGGAATATCGAAGAGCAGTAAACCCGAAGAACTCCAGCGCCTCGTCGGGGCAGCGGGAGCGGGAGCCGCAAAACGATAATTCTTGTGCGCTGAATTGAACTTAAATTTTCTTTCAGGGCGGGTTTATTTTAACATAAGCTAGCAGATAAGGTTCAATTCTTTTCTGAGAAGGCAATCCAAACTCGCCCGATTTCTAATTTCATTCTCACTAAACTCCTCAATTCACGGAGCTTAAAAATGCCTACCTTTATTGTTCAAGCTAAAGACGCGGCAGGAAAAACGTTCAAAGAAAGAATTAAAGCCAATGATGCGGCATCCGCTCGCAGCAAACTCTTTAATAAATATCCAACCGTTGGCGATGCAAAAAAAGATCCGTTCAGCCTCGATCTTGACGAACTCAACGCTAAAATAGCAACGGTTAAGGTTAAAGATAAGGCTATTTTTTCGCGTCAGTTTGCGGTTATGGTGAGCGCTGGAGTCGCGATCGTCCGCTGTCTCGGTATTTTAACAGATCAGTGTCCCAATCCAAAGCTGAAAAAAGCATTGGTGGCTATTTCTAAAGATGTGGAAGAGGGGACGAGTCTTTCCGAGTCGATGCGCAAGCACCCCGATTCTTTCGATCAGTTGTATGTAAGTATGGTGGAAGCGGGAGAAACGGGGGGGGTTCTCGACCAAGTTCTCGATCGCCTTGCTATCTTGTTAGAAAATATTCAACGCTTAGCCAACCAAGTTAAATCGGCGATGGCGTATCCGGTAGCAGTCGGTTCGCTGGCAGTGATCGTATTTTTCGCGATGACGATCTTTTTGATTCCGATCTTTGCCGGAATTTTTAAGGATTTAGGAACGACACTTCCCCCCTTAACGCAGTTCATGCTGTTTTTAAGTTCTACGTTCCGCTCTTGGCAGTTTTGGGTACTATCAGTCCCGACAATCGTGGGAATTGTGACGGCATACAAACTTTACTATAAAACCCCGATGGGAAGACTGCAAATTGATGGCTTTTTCCTGAAAGCGCCGTTGTTTGGAGATTTGAACCAGAAGACGGTAGTTGCTCGTTTCTGTCGCATTTTTGGTACTTTAACCCGTTCGGGTGTTCCCATTCTGAATTGTATGGATATCGTGCGGGATACGGCAGGAAATCAAGTGGTTGCTAACGCGATCGACGCTGCAAAATCGGATATTCAACAAGGGGGAATGCTCAGTCTTGCTTTGGATAAAAGCGGCGTTTTCCCGCAGCTTGCTTTGCAGATGATTAGCGTTGGCGAAGAAACCGGGGAAATGGATGCCATGATGTTGAAAGTGGCAGACTTTTATGAAGATGAAGTCGAACAAGCGGTTAAAGCTTTAACGAGTTTAATCGAACCGATTATGATGGTGGGCGTAGCCGGAATTGTTGGGACAATTTTGCTCTCAATGTATCTGCCGATGTTTGCAATCTTTGACCAATTGGGTTAATTCTCGTGCCGCGATGCGGTTTCCGGTGGAAATCGCATCATTAAATTTTACCCACAAAAGATCGTGACTGTTAAACGCTCCTATTACGAATTGCTGCTCTCGCAGTATAGCAACCGCGACGAAGCGATCGCGCTTTTAAGACAGCATCGGCCTTATCTGGAATTATTACCCAGTATGCGCCGTCCTTACGAAAGCGCGATCGCGTTGCCCCTTCCCGTCGTGCGCCTGCGCGACTCGAATTCAGCAACGCGAGGGAGTAGCATTGCTTCATCCTCAACTTCTGCCCTCTGTCTGCCCTGCGATGTCGCCCTTCTCATGTGCGATCCGGAGTGGAAAATTAAAATGGGGGCAGAAATTCTCGTTTATATTCACCGCCCCCAAGAAGATTTTTCCGACTTACTCGGACGCTGGCGAAAAACTCAAGTTTTGCTCGAAGGCGATTACGAATGGTTAATGCCCCCCCAACAAGAACATTTAATCAGTGAAGGTTCCGAGCGTATTTACCCTTTATTCGTCCTGTTTGAAGAAACACCCGATCGCATCGCGCGAGGATTAGGCGGGGCAAGTCTTCCTTTCATCGTTCATACTTTTCCTGAAAATAGTCCTTTGCCTTCAGATCCTCTTTTTCCTGAAGGGGGAAGAGTCGAACCCAATATGTAAGGTTTAAGGAATAATTGACAATTGATAATGGATAATGGACAAAGTTATAGCAGTTTTCACTTGAATGAGGTACAGAGCGATCCCCCACGGGGCGGCGTTTAATTTCGAGGAGACCTCGAAATCCGCGCCCCTAAAATCCCCCTTACTAAGCTACTGTGTACACACATCTCGATCGCGGAACCGTTTCGGAACATTCCGATGTCTCAAGAGCCGATGGCTCGTTTCTCTTTCTCAATAAGCTTGAGTTGTTAAGAATCAACTCTGAATTGTGAAAGCCTTGCCTAGCAAGGCTTATACAGATTGGGGGTCTCAATTTTCTACTTGTGTGTACACAGTAGCTTACTAAGGGGGACTTTTAAAAAAGCGTACCTCACGCATATGAAAAACGCTATATTTCGTTCGGCTCGGTTCAACGAGCGGACTGATACCGTTCTTAGTATTATTCACCCAAGCCCTGGGTAGGGGCGAATGGCATTCGCCCGCACGGTGTACCTCACGTAAACGAAAAATGCTGTAACCACAAGCAGTTTGCGATCGCCCATTTCCTACAAACCCAGCCAAGAACTCTATCCGGATTTAGTAGGCGTTAAGTCGAGAGGAATTAAAGGTGAATTTGGCACAAAGTCACTCTGGTAAATGCCAAATCCCAAAATTTCCGATCGCAAAATCCAGCGATCGCTCTACTATACTTCCTGGAGTCCAACAGAGTCCGAAATATTCGACGTGCTGACCTGCATGATTGTTGGTTGAATTGTGCGATCGCCATTCCCGCCCCACTAATGGCTCGATTTCACCCTTAGCAGCCACATTCTCAGCAATCGTATGGGCTAAAATATTTGCCGATTCTAGCACTTTAATCATAATGCGATCGCCCTGCTCTTCCCAGTGATAGCTTGCATTAAACAATTGCTTGTCTTTACTATCTTTCTTATCAATACATTTTAATTGCACATCACCCCAACCATAGCCACGCTCGCCGCCCATTTGTAGCCGTTTACAGGCATCTTTCCACTTTAGATTACAGCCCTCTTTTTCAAACACATACCCAATCAGGTCAACCTGTTTCCCTTCATCTAGAGTGCGAGGTGAAATAAACTCAACTTCGTGCAGTAATCCCTCATCAGCCGCTTGTTGGGGATATACTAAGGCAGTGCTGGTATAGCTGCTTAGAAAACGGCGGCGAAACAGGTTCTCGTCTTGCCAAGAAAAGGCAATTTCATAGTCTGGATTTTCTGATTTTATTGCCGGATAAAAGTAAGTATAAGCTAATTGCTGGTGAACTTTTTTTCCAAACTCTTCATACTGCTTAGAATCAGTCGCAGAACTCTTAGTTTCATCGCGGGTTAATCGCATCGTTAGTGCACCCCAGAATACTCGTCCAGTCACATAGGGGCGGGTGCGCTGCACATTGCCGATTTTGCCGCAGCCGATGTGCATCGGGGAGCATAATTTAAATACTACTCGATAGGCTTTCCACGTCACGGACTTGCCTCCTCTTTTTGCTGTGTAGCTTCTTCCCGCGCCTTTGCTCCATAGCGGGCATAAATTAACATTTGTTCCAGGGTTTCTTTTGTCAGCAATAGCCGTTCCAAGTCTTGTGTTACATGGTCTGTAATGTACTTCAAGACAACTTCAGGACTGTTCTCTTTTCCGGGTTGGTTCCAACCAAATCCTAATCCTTCTAGCAAATTCAACATCTCTTCAATAATTTTCTTGCCCAATTCCTTCTCTTTTGCCAGCAAGTAAAGAAAGCAGGCATATACGCCATTTTCTTGCAGCACACCTAATGCTTTAGTTACTGTATTTTCTACATCTTTAGACTTGCTATCTTTCGTGTTAGCGATCGCTGCCTGAGCGTGCTGTGCGGCGAGGCGATCGAGATTAATAACAGTATTACTCATTATCTTGCTCCTTGCCGGATGACTCTATTATCGGCTCACCAATCGGTGCCATGCGCCCAAAACCGCGCGTCCCCATGCCACCAACGCCGAGCCATTCAATTAGCTTAAATCCTGCTTTCACTACATCTAGAGAATCATTCCAAATATCTCCTGTATGCAGTTCTTTCGTAACTTGAGGGAATGCCTGACGATAATCATCTAAAACGACATCTGCGGTTAAAAATGTAGCACGGGGAATCGCTTCGTAAGTAAACAATGCACCTTCTTCGGCTGCACCAGTCTCAGGGTTAATGGCTACTGATGTTCGCACTTCCAGGTTACTATTTACGATTTGACTAAAGAGCGCGTCTTTGACTAAAACAATCTTATTAATTGCTTGATAGCGTTTTTCATCTTTCCATTTAGTAGGTGCTGTTATCTTTGCTTGTTGTCCGAAAACTTGAAGCATTAACCATCCCAAATTTAGAGCATCCGATCGCTGCCAATTTAATACCGCAGTATTGATATTATTCCAGTCATTTGGTAGGTTCTCTACTGTAAAGCCTGCGTCTTCCAAACGCTCTTTTGTGCTAACCCAAACTGCTCCGACCATCGAATGGACGGGAAACAGCAAGACATGGGCATCAAAAATATTTACCACACCAGAATAAATTTTACCCTCATCGCTGTTACCATTCTTGGACTTCTTGATATAGCCAAACGTATAGCAAACGGGATTTTCATCGGGATTTTCAATGTTGTCGTGGTTTTGTCCGGCGGCTTCGGGTGTTTCATACAACTGGGCTGCATAGGATCGCGCCGCCCCATGCAAACTCGTACCAGGAATTTTGGGAATTTTAGTTCCCGGTTCTCGCACGATGCTGTTGTCAACTCGTCCGAGACGATAGCCTCCCGTACCGATATGCACGGGGTCGAGGGTCATAAATAGGTAGCGTTGTCGTTGATAGGTTGCCATTCTTGTTTTCTTTACCGTTCCTTTAAGATTTCCATGTGTAGTTCTGCCAAGTCTGCTAGTTCGCCGCGCACTCCAGCTTGAATGAGTTGTTGACGTTCAGCTTCAGGAATACTCCACCATTTTTTGTCCTTACGCCATGCAGCATTCGCCAGGGTATCTTCAACAAACTGCTTAAATACGTCATCTGTCAGGGCGGAATTTTTCTCATCTTGCCCGTACCAGGTCTCGCGAGTGGCTTCAATAGTATGAATTATCTGATGGCGCTGTGAGGTTTCTAGGGTTTTTAGAATGTCCCAGAGTTTCTCGAATCGGTCTAAATCTTCGAGGTAGAAGGGGCGTGTTTGGCGCGGACGGCGACCGTTTTCGTCGTAGTAAATCTCGAAGCGGCGGGCGGTGCTATCGAGGAATTCAAAATCGAAATGGCTCGGTCTAACCCATACTTTTTGTCCTTTATCTTTTGGCATCTGGGGAGTACGAGGCCTTAAATCAAAAATATGCCTTAATTCTGGCTTGTGACCCTCTTTTCCCCAAGAAAAACCCTGATATAACCGGGGATACCACTCATCTTTCTTGCTACCATCACCAACAACTATTGGTGTTTTCCAAGTAATCCCGTTATCAAAGTCTAATTTGCAAAAGCCTCCAGAGTTCTCTTGTTTCATCAATCGCCAGCCTTCCCAGCCTTTGCCACTATACATATCGAATTGACTTGAGATATTTAGCATTGCCCGACCTGCTTCTAGCACAGAACGAATTGGAGTGCGGCGATTGCAAAAGATTAGTCCTATATCTAAGGGAAGGCGATCGCGCACCCGTCCCATTTGTTCTTCATACTCCTTCTTGACTTGATGTGCCAGTTCTAATGCTTTATTTGCAGGAACTAGCATTAAACATAAAGTTGGTTCAGTAAGCAGAGGAATAGCAGGCCGATAGCGATCTATCTGCCGAACAGTTTGAATCTTTACTGTTGTTTTTGATTTGCTAGCTTGTAGAAAGCTAGAAGGTTCTGAAACTCGAACAATTTTTCCTTGCAATTCACCGATTATTTTAGTCGTATCTACGGACAACTGAGCAGCAAAATAGTTCAAGTTATCGGTTGTTAAAAATCTCTTATTAGGCAAATCCCAAACAACACTTAGCACTACACCATTAAAATCTAAATCGTAAGCATGATAATCGCCAATATCTGCGAGATTATTGTTCTCTGAATGTAGCTCTAGGCGGAAAGGATATGCTTGAACGACTGTAGGCATCACATTATCCACGATATTTTCCCAAAAAACGCGAGATGTTTCAGCAATGCGATACAACCGAGCAGGAGAGGGATTCTTTGTAACATTATTTTTCTTAGTAACTTGAATCGTGGAAAGCAACGTACCATCGAGCCAACCTTCCAAACCTAATTTGCCGACAAAAAGAGCTAAACGACCATTATCATCAGCAACCTCATCTGTCCAGATTGTATTCTGTGGACTTTTCTGATTAATGTCTTTGACCCACTGCTGGGAACGACGACCCTGGCGATTCAAGCAAACCCGGCATATTTTGCGTTGTTCTGCTTTTTTTTGTTTTGCCAAAGGAGAAAGTTTTTCTGTAGTATTAGTTTGCGAATCTTGACGTGGATAACCAACAGGTCGCATTCCACACACTTTACAAATTTCAGCATTTTCAGGACGATCCTGCTTCCATTCCCTTTTAAAAAGGTAAAGATTGTTATCAGCACTAATAGACTTTTCTTTTAATGCCTCTGTGCGCGATCCAGCCACTAACTTCTGTGCATCCCCTTTATGAGTATTGGCTCGATCTGAATGTGAATTATCTTCCCCTGCCTGAACATGATGCAGAGCATCTGCTGTAATTGGAGTGCTAAAATATACTTGTGGACGTAAATCGGCTGGAAATAATGATTGAATCTGTTCTCTTAGTGCTATTTGTTCGGAACCACTAAAAATATCTGGCAGTAAATAATAAGCACCTGTTTCGTCTCGATAAAGTTTATTTCCCAAAGCATAGGTTTCTTCAAAAAGTATTTGCACTTCTTTGAAAGCATCATCAAAGACTTGCTTGACTCCTAACAAATCACTAATCTTGTCGCTGCGTTTATAGCGTTCGAGAATATCTAGGTTAATCCGTAAGGTACAAAAGGGTAAGTCTTTGAGATTCGGTAGCCAACCATTTTTAAAGATATAATTAGTTGCTGCTTTAGTCAGTGTAGCCACCGAATAGCCCCAATCCCAAAGAGATATTTCATTGTGAGGTCTTCGGTTATCTGCTAAACCTCGCTTCATCAATACTTTCATTTCTTCTAGCCACTGAGATCTTTGGAAAGTAGTGATTTTTTCAATATCGTTTAACGGTAATTTATTCAATGTTTTTGTTAATTCATTAACTCCCTCCGTACCTACTTGGTTTTCATAACCAAATGGTGTAGCACGAAATACACTACTATAAGGTTGTTGATGCTCTCTGGGATCGCCTTCCTTATCAATATGGGCAATGCCATGAAGATAGCCGATGAGAAGTCCAGGCTGCATGGATTTACCAACAACTGTATTCCAATCAGCGTCTTTGTTTACCGACAATTTAGTTTTGGTTAAAAGTGGCATTAATTCAGCAAATCTATATTGCTCACTAATCCATGTCAATTTGATGTTAGTGAGAAGATTATTTAAATCTGCGCGTTCACTAAATGCACAAACTTGATGAGTAGATGTATTTAAGATTTCCTGAATAAATTCTGCGCTTGGATTGCCAGGTATATCTGTGTAATGCTTGTAAATATCCATAGTACGCGGATCGGATAACAGATTGTACCCATATTGCTCTGAAAGTGAAGGGTCTTGGCTTTTTAAGAGGAGATCGCTCATTTTGCCCAAGTCATGAATTAGTCCAAGAGCTTCCATTAACAGAATTGTGCGCCGTTGCTCATCAGATGGTCGCCAGAAAGAATTAGTCATGCTTCTTTACCTCCATTACATAGATTCTTTGCTATTTCCTTGACCCGATCGCTCAACTCACTCAAATTTACAAAAGACATCTTAGCCATAGGTTGTAGTGATTTTGATTCAGATGCTGACTCTTTCGCATTGGCTTCCAACCACTTTTTAGCATCCTGATATAGCTTTTTGTTATGATTTGTTCCTTGACTTTGCAGAAAAATTTTGTATTGTTTTTCAGTTTTGAAGCTGCCGTCAGGATTCAAAAAACCCTGTTTGAGATTGCCATCATCATTCAAAAATTCTGGCTGTTTGGCTGGAGGCGAAGTTTCTGCTAACTCTGACCAATCAGCCCGAATCGCAAAATCTACTTTTCCACTCACTTCTACAACCCCAAAACCACTGCTGGTCTTTGCTCCAAAACCATAAACCGTCAGCATCGCTTCTACCCCTTTCGCCACCAATTCTAAATCTTTAGCAACTTCGCTTTCATTAGTTTTCCCAAAAGGTATATACAGAATCACAAAGTCACCTGTAGCATTTTTGGGAACACATTCTATGTAAATAGGTCCCCGTGCAGAAGTTCCTTTTTTGGGATCGTGCGGATTAATCACTTCCAATCCAATCTTGTCAAAGAAAGTGGGATAAAAATAGAGACGACCTGCTTGTCCTTTTTCATCTTCACGATCATCACCGAATAGTCGAATAATTTGTTCGTTGTTTTCTTTATAATCTAACTGCCATAGTGCTGCTCGTAAGGCTCCTTTCCAACTGGTCGAAGCAACCATCGGAGTTTGAAACACTTTGTCTTTACGAACGGGATTATCGAGGAGGTGAAAAGCGCGATCGTCCTTACTCAGATAGGGTTTCCGTAGCTTGAAGGGAACCCGTAGCATGAAGCTAAGGGATGGTAGAAAATTTAGAGCAGAGATATCTGGCGTGAAGT is part of the Oscillatoria sp. FACHB-1406 genome and encodes:
- a CDS encoding GspE/PulE family protein; protein product: MTQSPLSKRSRAVALLSNDLSPFGRQLVQAGYVDGEQMQQALAETRKSGRPLTEILESMTGRQLSPELLRQYKKQQLFELKILYGVESLDPEIDPVTQNQMGALIDTLIPIDLCRRYKLVPLMQKDSEPPSLLVAMVSPDNLEAQDELKRILRPQGISLQRMVIAMEDYQKLLERYLDEQLRKTKQAEEQKAVDVSNLSFGGELEDAPDEGDMDIGAAQDAEGAPIVNLVNKILMKALQDGVSDIHVEPQEESLRVRFRKDGVLQQAFESLPKKIAGAVSARFKIMAELDIAERRMPQDGKIRRVFQGRKVDFRVSTLPSRYGEKVVLRILDNTQTQLGLDILITDPDTLQIVRDMASRPFGLILVTGPTGSGKSTSLYSVLAERNDPGVNISTAEDPIEYSLPGITQVQVIREKGMDFASILRSFLRQDPDVILVGETRDKETAKTAIEAALTGHLVLTTLHTNDAAGAIARLDEMGVEPFMISGALLGILAQRLMRKVCTDCRIPYEPSLEELERFGLPASSLEDSAFHQANTISSDQRESLRNSGQLCQKCNGVGYKGRVGVYEVMRITERLQSLINEGASTELIKEAAVDEGMKTLLAYSLMLVRQGHTTLEEVERVTFTDSGLEAEMKAKRKSVLTCRACSAQLHQEWSECPYCMTPRFHD
- a CDS encoding type IV pilus twitching motility protein PilT, with amino-acid sequence MAVELMIEDVLEQLVEAGGSDVHIQAGAPIYFRISGKLQPIDDEALTAQECQRLIFSMLNNKQRKDLEQNWELDSSYGVKGLARFRLNVYKERGCWAACMRALSSKIPNFDQLQLPNIVREMAERPRGMVLVTGQTGSGKTTTLAAMIDLINRTRAEHILTVEDPIEYVFPNIKSLIHQRQKNEDTKSFSNALKGALRQDPDIILVGEMRDLETIALATSAAETGHLVFGTLHTNSAAGTIDRILDVFPAEQQGQIRAQLSQSLLAVFSQSLVKKANPKPGEFGRAMSQEIMIVTPAIANLIREGKTSQIYSAIQTGAKLGMQTMEQSLARLVQSGTISYEEGISKSSKPEELQRLVGAAGAGAAKR
- a CDS encoding type II secretion system F family protein, translated to MPTFIVQAKDAAGKTFKERIKANDAASARSKLFNKYPTVGDAKKDPFSLDLDELNAKIATVKVKDKAIFSRQFAVMVSAGVAIVRCLGILTDQCPNPKLKKALVAISKDVEEGTSLSESMRKHPDSFDQLYVSMVEAGETGGVLDQVLDRLAILLENIQRLANQVKSAMAYPVAVGSLAVIVFFAMTIFLIPIFAGIFKDLGTTLPPLTQFMLFLSSTFRSWQFWVLSVPTIVGIVTAYKLYYKTPMGRLQIDGFFLKAPLFGDLNQKTVVARFCRIFGTLTRSGVPILNCMDIVRDTAGNQVVANAIDAAKSDIQQGGMLSLALDKSGVFPQLALQMISVGEETGEMDAMMLKVADFYEDEVEQAVKALTSLIEPIMMVGVAGIVGTILLSMYLPMFAIFDQLG
- a CDS encoding RAMP superfamily CRISPR-associated protein, encoding MTWKAYRVVFKLCSPMHIGCGKIGNVQRTRPYVTGRVFWGALTMRLTRDETKSSATDSKQYEEFGKKVHQQLAYTYFYPAIKSENPDYEIAFSWQDENLFRRRFLSSYTSTALVYPQQAADEGLLHEVEFISPRTLDEGKQVDLIGYVFEKEGCNLKWKDACKRLQMGGERGYGWGDVQLKCIDKKDSKDKQLFNASYHWEEQGDRIMIKVLESANILAHTIAENVAAKGEIEPLVGREWRSHNSTNNHAGQHVEYFGLCWTPGSIVERSLDFAIGNFGIWHLPE
- the cmr4 gene encoding type III-B CRISPR module RAMP protein Cmr4, whose translation is MATYQRQRYLFMTLDPVHIGTGGYRLGRVDNSIVREPGTKIPKIPGTSLHGAARSYAAQLYETPEAAGQNHDNIENPDENPVCYTFGYIKKSKNGNSDEGKIYSGVVNIFDAHVLLFPVHSMVGAVWVSTKERLEDAGFTVENLPNDWNNINTAVLNWQRSDALNLGWLMLQVFGQQAKITAPTKWKDEKRYQAINKIVLVKDALFSQIVNSNLEVRTSVAINPETGAAEEGALFTYEAIPRATFLTADVVLDDYRQAFPQVTKELHTGDIWNDSLDVVKAGFKLIEWLGVGGMGTRGFGRMAPIGEPIIESSGKEQDNE
- a CDS encoding RAMP superfamily CRISPR-associated protein, whose protein sequence is MQYDYYAFRKEQLSEPLDELDRAKVEIDEAKQRKDKNARQQAERKIEQAAEKSVQIEPHLAYLWFWAEKEENDREAKQAKEANNKTEEKKAKEQAKLNSENANCIRDAWRKHLTADKIKEDFHFTPDISALNFLPSLSFMLRVPFKLRKPYLSKDDRAFHLLDNPVRKDKVFQTPMVASTSWKGALRAALWQLDYKENNEQIIRLFGDDREDEKGQAGRLYFYPTFFDKIGLEVINPHDPKKGTSARGPIYIECVPKNATGDFVILYIPFGKTNESEVAKDLELVAKGVEAMLTVYGFGAKTSSGFGVVEVSGKVDFAIRADWSELAETSPPAKQPEFLNDDGNLKQGFLNPDGSFKTEKQYKIFLQSQGTNHNKKLYQDAKKWLEANAKESASESKSLQPMAKMSFVNLSELSDRVKEIAKNLCNGGKEA